The Thalassotalea sp. HSM 43 genome window below encodes:
- a CDS encoding c-type cytochrome has protein sequence MKKLTLALAASVVLAAPAMAADVEAGKAKAAVCAACHGAEGISAVPMYPNLAGQKEAYIAKQLKDFKSGTRKDPVMAPMAMPLTDADIANLSAYYASLK, from the coding sequence ATGAAAAAATTAACTCTAGCTCTAGCTGCATCTGTTGTTTTAGCTGCCCCTGCAATGGCTGCTGATGTTGAAGCTGGTAAAGCCAAGGCTGCTGTATGTGCAGCATGTCACGGTGCTGAAGGTATCTCTGCTGTACCAATGTACCCAAACCTTGCAGGTCAAAAAGAAGCTTACATCGCTAAGCAACTTAAAGACTTCAAATCTGGTACTCGTAAAGACCCAGTTATGGCTCCAATGGCGATGCCTTTGACTGATGCAGATATTGCTAATCTTTCTGCATATTACGCTAGCTTGAAATAA
- a CDS encoding c-type cytochrome: MVNNKRIFSLCALLWLTGQSQASQLSMDVIEQSVVDKRLEQGLAFAEQELKAERLAQQKLKQNVAYCTPCHGGNGKGALAIYPDLAGHDQDYLFEQMQNYKYRRLKNDIKQTMMVRFNDEDMLALAEYFAGFSLEQE, encoded by the coding sequence ATGGTAAACAATAAACGAATTTTTAGCCTTTGTGCTTTGTTATGGCTGACAGGGCAAAGCCAAGCGTCTCAATTAAGTATGGATGTTATCGAGCAAAGTGTTGTCGATAAACGACTAGAACAAGGCCTAGCATTTGCTGAGCAAGAGTTAAAAGCCGAACGATTGGCACAGCAAAAGCTGAAGCAGAATGTTGCTTATTGCACCCCTTGTCATGGTGGTAATGGTAAAGGTGCACTGGCGATTTATCCTGATCTTGCTGGCCATGACCAAGACTACTTGTTTGAGCAGATGCAAAATTATAAGTACCGCCGTTTAAAAAACGATATAAAGCAAACCATGATGGTGCGTTTTAACGATGAAGATATGTTGGCCTTAGCAGAGTACTTTGCGGGCTTTAGTCTGGAACAGGAATAA
- a CDS encoding M14 family metallopeptidase has product MIKTVMHTFLAILASLMISTSANASVLMKPTPLPDAEYPSLFSGKYHQDISKPETVLGFSAGERTATPEQITQLVTLWATQSKKAKLVEYARSYEGRPLHYLIVSSEQNLANIDTIKDNISQLGEPKSLAPNKVNELIDSTPGTAWMAYSIHGNESSGADAAIALLYHLLASEESDVSDLLDKLVIFIDPMMNPDGRARFTKQLEQNRATSPNFDVQSTLHSGIWPFGRTNHYGFDLNRDFYYAVNPESRGRIKAINQWLPLLMIDGHEMGALDTFLFGPPREPINEHIADSINRWSKVFASEQAAAFDSKGWPYYTGEWFENLYPGYSNYSEYKGSIHILYEQARTAEDGVRLNNGQIRSYKKSVHHQLLSSIANLQTLANNKQKIFADFVKNRNSHISAKGPYANKSWVILPSKNQSRLHKFLDLLDLQGIEYYKNESRISVRNAVNQLGQKLSSQMIEPGAIIIPNRQYDAPLIAAILEFDANIKDSVLLEERQKVLRDGSSVMYDSTAWNLTMMYGLEALEVNQNLSSGLDAYQAKTSSSFSDIDNAIAYLVDGANDNSVGFAARLLELGVNVRALDKQGEFNGTSFSRGSIVVSKHDNTNWQQIVDTVKQVAQDTKAQVIGINQGLGDGDLPDIGGDHFKLLQRPQIALLSHAGISVYEHGHIWHMLDTELGIRHSHLNQELLSSMDLRPYNVLIVPGRWYGKLSAGNINVIDTWVKAGGTLVVTGNSANQFAKAKDFVKTVTLDDAFADMEQYNVALYREWLSQQASISNQKLTKNHKVSEQIWFPWQGLADMKPMNKEQLKRWNTWTANFMPSGALVASRTDQKSWLTFGVNEVLPVLTDNQPLLMSKSPTSAVVRYGVLSDNKKAEERLIGWSTIPAGKDLYLRMSGLLWPEAAQRISNAAYLVRESKGHGQVILFANSPNFRGATKGTARLLLNAIVYGPGLGSRAALNL; this is encoded by the coding sequence ATGATAAAAACGGTTATGCATACTTTTCTGGCAATCCTTGCCAGCCTTATGATCAGCACATCGGCGAATGCCAGCGTGTTGATGAAACCCACTCCTTTACCCGATGCCGAATACCCTAGCCTGTTTAGCGGCAAGTACCATCAAGACATTAGCAAACCGGAAACGGTTCTCGGTTTTTCTGCCGGTGAACGCACCGCAACCCCGGAGCAGATAACGCAATTGGTGACCCTATGGGCTACGCAAAGTAAAAAGGCCAAACTGGTTGAATACGCGCGCAGCTATGAAGGCCGACCTTTGCATTATTTGATTGTCAGTAGTGAACAAAACTTGGCAAACATTGACACCATTAAAGACAACATCAGCCAACTCGGTGAACCAAAAAGTTTGGCTCCAAACAAAGTAAATGAGTTAATCGACAGCACACCGGGTACTGCTTGGATGGCCTATAGCATTCATGGTAATGAATCCTCAGGTGCCGACGCTGCCATTGCCTTGCTCTATCATTTGCTCGCCAGTGAAGAGAGCGATGTCAGCGATTTGCTCGATAAGTTAGTGATATTTATCGATCCGATGATGAATCCGGATGGTCGCGCGCGCTTTACCAAACAACTCGAACAAAACCGTGCAACCAGTCCCAACTTTGATGTGCAATCAACATTACACAGTGGCATTTGGCCGTTCGGGCGCACCAATCATTACGGCTTTGACCTCAACCGCGATTTTTATTACGCGGTTAACCCAGAATCACGCGGTCGCATCAAAGCCATCAATCAATGGTTACCGTTACTGATGATTGACGGTCATGAGATGGGTGCCTTAGATACTTTTTTATTTGGTCCTCCGCGGGAACCGATTAACGAGCACATCGCCGATAGCATCAACCGTTGGAGCAAAGTGTTTGCCAGCGAACAAGCCGCGGCATTTGATAGTAAAGGCTGGCCATACTACACCGGTGAATGGTTTGAAAACCTCTATCCGGGTTATTCTAATTATTCAGAATACAAAGGCTCCATTCATATTCTTTACGAACAAGCCCGTACCGCAGAAGATGGGGTGCGCTTGAACAATGGCCAGATTCGCAGTTATAAAAAGTCGGTTCATCATCAATTGCTGAGCTCGATTGCAAACTTACAAACCTTGGCAAATAACAAGCAAAAAATCTTTGCTGATTTTGTCAAAAACCGTAATTCACATATCTCCGCCAAAGGCCCTTATGCCAATAAAAGTTGGGTGATATTACCGAGTAAGAACCAGTCTCGTTTACATAAGTTTCTTGATTTACTCGACCTGCAAGGTATTGAATATTATAAAAATGAAAGCCGTATCAGTGTCCGTAATGCGGTCAATCAATTAGGTCAAAAGCTTAGTAGTCAAATGATTGAACCCGGCGCAATTATCATCCCAAATCGCCAATATGATGCGCCGTTAATCGCCGCCATTCTCGAATTTGATGCCAACATAAAAGACTCTGTATTGCTTGAAGAACGACAAAAGGTGCTGCGTGATGGCAGTTCCGTTATGTATGATTCTACTGCTTGGAACCTTACCATGATGTATGGTCTTGAAGCGTTAGAAGTCAATCAAAACCTCAGTTCTGGATTGGACGCCTACCAAGCAAAGACATCGTCATCGTTTTCGGATATCGATAATGCCATCGCGTATTTAGTCGATGGCGCCAATGATAATTCGGTTGGCTTTGCCGCTCGCTTATTGGAATTAGGGGTGAATGTTCGCGCCTTAGACAAACAAGGTGAATTTAACGGCACCAGCTTTAGTCGCGGGTCAATTGTGGTCAGCAAGCATGATAATACTAACTGGCAACAAATTGTCGATACCGTAAAACAAGTGGCGCAAGATACCAAGGCACAGGTTATCGGTATTAACCAAGGACTTGGTGATGGTGACTTACCGGATATCGGTGGTGACCACTTTAAATTGCTGCAACGTCCGCAAATCGCCCTATTAAGCCACGCTGGCATCAGCGTATATGAGCATGGTCATATTTGGCATATGTTGGATACCGAGTTAGGTATTCGTCACTCACATTTAAATCAAGAGCTGCTAAGCAGTATGGATTTACGTCCATATAACGTATTGATCGTTCCTGGTCGTTGGTACGGTAAATTATCCGCTGGCAATATCAACGTCATTGATACCTGGGTAAAAGCCGGTGGCACCCTAGTGGTCACAGGCAATTCAGCCAATCAATTCGCCAAAGCCAAAGACTTTGTTAAAACCGTGACCCTTGACGATGCCTTTGCTGATATGGAGCAATATAATGTTGCCTTATACCGAGAATGGTTATCGCAGCAGGCCAGCATATCGAATCAGAAATTGACTAAAAACCATAAAGTCAGTGAGCAAATATGGTTTCCATGGCAAGGATTGGCAGATATGAAGCCAATGAACAAAGAACAGCTTAAACGCTGGAACACATGGACCGCGAACTTTATGCCATCGGGTGCACTGGTTGCATCCCGCACTGATCAAAAGAGCTGGTTAACCTTCGGCGTCAACGAGGTGTTACCGGTATTGACCGACAACCAACCGTTGTTGATGAGCAAATCACCAACGTCAGCGGTGGTGCGTTATGGTGTGCTTAGTGACAATAAAAAAGCCGAAGAACGGCTGATAGGTTGGTCAACCATACCTGCTGGCAAAGATCTGTACTTACGGATGAGTGGTTTGTTATGGCCAGAAGCTGCGCAACGCATCAGTAATGCTGCGTATCTAGTGCGTGAAAGCAAAGGCCATGGTCAGGTCATTCTATTTGCTAATTCGCCTAACTTCAGGGGCGCAACCAAAGGCACGGCGCGATTATTATTAAATGCCATCGTCTATGGTCCAGGTTTGGGCAGTAGAGCCGCACTTAACTTATAA